A part of Saccharomonospora amisosensis genomic DNA contains:
- a CDS encoding L-aspartate oxidase produces the protein MSTPVTDQGAKTPGWEAAADLVVLGSGVAGLTAALRAAELGLRVLVVTKGSVADGNTRWAQGGVAVVLDGEHAEGDSLLSHAADTVTAGAGLCDVDAVREIVRAGPGAVARLRRRGARFDTTDSGLARTREGGHSAFRVIHAGGDATGAEVERALVAAAGRQRIPVLEHHVAIDALRTPAGEVAGVSVLDEQGVPGLLRAPAVLVATGGFGQLYQATSNPEPATGDGIALALRAGACVADIEFVQFHPTVLYTPSARGRRPLVTEAVRGEGAVLVDATGKPVMRGVHPLADLAPRDVVSAAIARRMASAPGGVDDHVFLDATGIAGFERRFPTVHAACLAEGVDPAVDPIPVTPAAHFACGGVVTATDGRTGVPGLYAAGEVARTGLHGANRLASNSLLEGLVLAERAAEAVAEDLTTRRLADPAYGIDPRTGAVPIADRDVLQRVMSRYAAIGRDAEGLAVAGSVLDLSTENGPLWTHRAVEDAALTLLAQALVAAAERRQESRGSHVRTDHPRRDDTSWQRSLYVRLGPSGRPVLADPVLETAA, from the coding sequence ATGAGCACGCCGGTTACCGACCAAGGGGCGAAAACTCCAGGATGGGAGGCGGCGGCTGACCTGGTCGTGCTCGGCAGCGGGGTCGCCGGGCTGACGGCGGCGCTTCGGGCCGCGGAACTGGGGCTACGGGTTCTCGTGGTCACCAAGGGCTCCGTTGCCGACGGCAACACCCGGTGGGCACAGGGCGGTGTCGCCGTCGTACTCGACGGCGAACACGCCGAGGGCGACTCACTGCTTTCACATGCCGCCGACACCGTCACCGCGGGGGCGGGATTGTGTGACGTCGACGCCGTGCGTGAGATCGTTCGCGCGGGTCCGGGCGCCGTCGCGAGGTTGCGCAGGCGCGGCGCGCGCTTCGACACCACCGACTCCGGGCTGGCGAGAACCCGGGAGGGCGGGCACAGCGCCTTCCGTGTGATTCACGCCGGAGGCGACGCCACCGGCGCCGAGGTGGAACGCGCACTTGTGGCGGCGGCGGGCAGGCAGCGCATCCCAGTGCTCGAGCACCATGTGGCCATCGACGCGCTGCGCACCCCGGCGGGCGAGGTTGCCGGTGTGTCGGTACTTGACGAGCAGGGCGTGCCCGGCTTGCTGCGTGCGCCCGCCGTGCTCGTGGCCACCGGCGGCTTCGGACAGCTCTACCAGGCCACCTCCAACCCTGAGCCTGCGACAGGCGACGGCATCGCGCTGGCACTGCGGGCGGGCGCCTGTGTGGCCGACATCGAGTTCGTGCAGTTCCATCCCACGGTGCTCTACACGCCCTCTGCGCGGGGCAGGCGCCCGCTTGTCACCGAGGCGGTGCGCGGTGAGGGAGCCGTGCTGGTGGACGCCACGGGCAAGCCGGTGATGCGGGGAGTGCACCCGCTGGCCGACCTCGCGCCACGTGATGTCGTGTCCGCCGCGATCGCACGCAGGATGGCCTCGGCACCCGGCGGCGTCGACGACCACGTATTCCTCGACGCCACCGGGATCGCCGGGTTCGAGCGCCGGTTCCCCACGGTGCACGCAGCCTGCCTGGCAGAGGGCGTCGACCCGGCGGTGGACCCGATTCCGGTCACTCCAGCGGCGCACTTCGCCTGCGGTGGCGTGGTCACCGCCACCGACGGGCGTACCGGAGTGCCCGGGCTGTACGCGGCGGGCGAGGTCGCGCGGACCGGACTGCACGGAGCCAACCGGCTGGCGTCCAACAGCCTGCTCGAAGGGCTCGTGCTCGCCGAGCGCGCCGCCGAAGCCGTCGCCGAGGACCTGACCACCCGGCGCCTCGCCGACCCCGCGTACGGCATCGACCCGCGAACCGGTGCCGTGCCGATCGCCGACCGGGACGTGCTGCAACGGGTGATGAGCCGCTACGCCGCTATCGGCAGGGACGCAGAAGGGCTGGCCGTCGCGGGCTCGGTGCTCGATCTGTCCACGGAGAACGGACCGCTGTGGACACACCGGGCCGTGGAGGACGCGGCGCTGACACTCCTGGCGCAGGCGCTGGTCGCGGCGGCCGAGCGCAGGCAGGAGTCGAGAGGCAGCCACGTGCGCACCGACCACCCACGACGCGACGACACCTCCTGGCAGCGCAGCCTGTACGTCCGGCTCGGGCCGTCAGGCAGGCCGGTGCTCGCCGACCCGGTGCTGGAGACCGCGGCGTGA
- the nadA gene encoding quinolinate synthase NadA: MTAHVDELIPYGGVRADEAWAEEVRRLADERDAVLLAHNYQLPEIQEVADHTGDSLALSRIAAASDASTIVFCGVHFMAETAKILAPEKTVLIPDARAGCSLADSITGEQLREWKAQHPGAVVVSYVNTTAEVKAETDICCTSSNAVDVVASIPPDTEVLFCPDQFLGAHVRRETGRENLHVWAGECHVHAGINGPELAERAEADPDAELFIHPECGCATSALYLAGEGTVAPDRVKILSTGDMLKAAKQTKAGSVLVATETGMLHQLRKTAPEIDFRAVNDRATCRYMKLITPAALLRSLREGVDEVHVDPETARLARASVQRMIEIGQPGGGE; this comes from the coding sequence ATGACGGCGCATGTGGACGAACTCATTCCGTACGGGGGCGTCCGTGCGGACGAGGCTTGGGCCGAGGAGGTGCGCAGGCTCGCCGACGAGCGAGACGCGGTGCTGCTCGCGCACAACTACCAACTGCCCGAGATACAGGAGGTCGCCGACCACACCGGCGACTCGCTCGCGCTGAGCAGGATCGCCGCCGCAAGTGATGCCTCCACCATCGTCTTCTGCGGCGTGCACTTCATGGCCGAGACGGCGAAGATCCTCGCGCCGGAGAAGACCGTGCTGATCCCCGATGCCAGGGCGGGTTGCTCGCTGGCCGACTCCATCACGGGTGAGCAGTTGCGGGAATGGAAGGCGCAGCACCCCGGCGCGGTCGTGGTGTCCTACGTCAACACCACGGCGGAGGTGAAGGCGGAGACCGACATCTGCTGCACGTCGTCAAACGCGGTGGACGTGGTCGCCTCGATTCCGCCGGACACCGAGGTGCTGTTCTGCCCCGACCAGTTCCTCGGCGCACACGTCAGGCGGGAGACCGGCAGGGAGAACCTCCACGTCTGGGCGGGCGAGTGCCACGTGCACGCCGGGATCAACGGCCCCGAACTCGCTGAGCGGGCCGAGGCCGATCCGGACGCCGAGCTGTTCATCCACCCCGAGTGCGGGTGTGCCACCTCGGCCCTGTACCTGGCAGGGGAGGGCACGGTCGCCCCGGATCGGGTGAAGATCTTGTCCACAGGAGACATGCTCAAGGCGGCCAAGCAGACCAAGGCGGGTTCGGTGCTGGTGGCCACGGAGACGGGCATGCTGCACCAGTTGCGCAAGACCGCACCCGAGATCGACTTCCGGGCGGTCAACGACCGCGCCACCTGCCGCTACATGAAGCTGATCACCCCCGCCGCGTTGCTGCGGTCGCTACGGGAGGGTGTCGACGAGGTGCACGTCGATCCGGAGACGGCGCGGCTTGCGCGCGCCTCGGTGCAGCGTATGATCGAGATCGGCCAGCCGGGGGGCGGCGAATGA
- a CDS encoding NUDIX hydrolase: MLQVRYATAAGERPPAHGPASLRVLLWRRALDPHIGRWSLPGGRLRPDEDVETSIRRQLAEKVDVKQLSHVEQLAVFSAPDRVPGPRVVATAFLGLVPAGVDPVVPEDTAWHPVDALPRTAFDHEAIVLRARDRLRAKLSYTNLGFALAPKEFTMSTLRELYSAALGYPVSATNLQRVLSRRGLLVPSGRTASPGRTGGRPAALYSFAHAGMQVTDPFAVLKPPTPKRPATRERARRSPTP, translated from the coding sequence GTGCTACAGGTGCGTTACGCCACAGCAGCCGGTGAGCGACCGCCCGCACACGGGCCCGCGAGCCTGCGGGTGCTGCTGTGGCGACGTGCGCTCGATCCGCATATCGGCAGGTGGTCGCTGCCGGGCGGCAGGCTGCGACCCGACGAGGACGTGGAGACCTCGATCCGCAGGCAGCTCGCCGAGAAGGTCGACGTGAAGCAGCTTTCACACGTCGAGCAACTGGCGGTGTTCAGTGCACCGGACCGGGTGCCGGGCCCCAGGGTGGTCGCCACCGCCTTCCTGGGATTGGTGCCCGCGGGGGTGGACCCCGTGGTGCCGGAGGACACCGCCTGGCATCCGGTGGACGCGCTGCCGCGCACAGCCTTCGACCACGAGGCGATCGTGCTGCGCGCCCGGGACCGGCTGCGGGCGAAGCTGAGCTACACCAACCTCGGTTTCGCGCTGGCACCGAAGGAGTTCACGATGTCCACGCTGCGCGAGCTGTACTCGGCGGCCCTTGGGTATCCGGTGTCGGCGACCAACCTGCAACGCGTGTTGTCCCGGCGCGGGCTGCTGGTGCCGTCCGGCCGCACGGCCTCCCCCGGCCGCACCGGCGGGCGCCCCGCCGCGCTGTACTCGTTCGCGCACGCCGGAATGCAGGTGACAGACCCCTTCGCGGTACTCAAACCACCCACACCGAAGCGGCCTGCCACGCGCGAACGAGCACGCCGGTCCCCGACGCCGTAA
- a CDS encoding LON peptidase substrate-binding domain-containing protein yields MTQRRQEDATASLPLFPLHTVLLPGVHLPLHIFEPRYRQLTIDLVTEVVPDRMFGVVAIKTSVVREVERLEHVHGVGCAALLREAKRLPDGRFDIITTGHRRFRLLDLDTRSAPYLVGTVEWLDDAPLPEGGEEVGERLADVARAAHRRYCALAWDSDGWRSPSADVAPAELAYLLAADCMLPLSDRQALLEETQPLHRLRLACQLLSREAGFLSELRAVPPPYSEVGEHPARPSLN; encoded by the coding sequence GTGACCCAAAGGAGACAGGAGGATGCAACCGCCTCACTGCCGCTGTTTCCGCTGCACACTGTGCTGCTACCGGGTGTGCATCTGCCGTTGCACATCTTCGAGCCCCGCTACCGGCAACTCACCATCGACCTGGTGACCGAGGTGGTGCCCGACCGGATGTTCGGCGTTGTCGCCATCAAGACCTCCGTGGTGCGCGAAGTCGAGCGGCTCGAGCACGTCCACGGCGTCGGCTGCGCCGCGTTGCTGCGGGAGGCCAAGCGCTTGCCGGACGGCCGGTTCGACATCATCACCACCGGGCACCGGCGGTTTCGGCTGCTCGACCTCGACACCCGATCCGCGCCCTACCTCGTGGGCACGGTGGAGTGGCTCGACGACGCACCGCTTCCGGAAGGTGGCGAGGAAGTCGGCGAGCGACTCGCGGATGTGGCCAGGGCGGCACACCGACGCTACTGCGCGTTGGCGTGGGACAGCGACGGCTGGCGTTCTCCGTCCGCCGATGTCGCACCCGCCGAGCTGGCCTACCTGCTCGCCGCCGACTGCATGCTGCCGCTGTCCGACCGACAGGCCCTGCTGGAGGAAACCCAGCCGCTGCACAGACTGCGGCTGGCCTGCCAGTTGCTCAGCAGGGAGGCTGGGTTTCTTTCCGAACTGCGCGCCGTGCCGCCGCCCTACAGTGAGGTGGGCGAGCACCCGGCCCGGCCCAGCCTGAATTAG
- a CDS encoding DUF2567 domain-containing protein, translating to MPEQAEQADIALPPPAQPAVKRAPAAGFTVKVDLLPAVSVVSLVGLLGIPLGWLWALLAPTQRMRVVTEEGRLVPLQLESWHRFEDMAIFLLLGLSAGLVVGTVVWLLRDRRGPVTLLAVVAGSLLAGWLAMRLGPAFADARYAVPESPRLGAVIERAPVLESRWVLLAQPMTAALAYGVLAAWNGHDDLGRRLT from the coding sequence GTGCCGGAGCAGGCGGAGCAAGCTGACATCGCGTTGCCGCCGCCCGCGCAACCCGCCGTGAAGCGTGCACCGGCGGCCGGTTTCACCGTCAAGGTCGATCTGCTGCCCGCCGTCAGCGTGGTGTCACTGGTGGGGTTGCTGGGCATCCCACTCGGCTGGTTGTGGGCCCTGCTCGCACCGACGCAGCGCATGCGGGTGGTCACCGAGGAAGGCAGGCTGGTGCCGCTGCAGCTGGAAAGCTGGCACCGCTTCGAGGACATGGCGATCTTCCTGCTGCTGGGTCTTTCGGCGGGCCTGGTTGTCGGGACCGTGGTGTGGTTGCTTCGGGACCGGCGCGGGCCGGTGACGCTGCTCGCGGTGGTTGCCGGCTCGCTGCTGGCCGGGTGGCTGGCAATGCGGTTGGGGCCCGCGTTCGCGGACGCGCGTTACGCCGTGCCCGAGTCGCCACGACTGGGCGCGGTGATCGAGCGGGCGCCGGTGCTGGAATCGCGCTGGGTGCTGCTGGCGCAGCCGATGACGGCCGCGCTCGCCTATGGGGTGCTGGCCGCCTGGAACGGACACGACGACCTGGGCAGGCGGCTGACCTGA
- the bsaP gene encoding biotin synthase auxiliary protein BsaP, with protein sequence MSERFCVHCGREEALAGHESCRSPRTALEPPRFCPHCARRMVVQVTPAGWSARCSRHGETSSMDAFPTG encoded by the coding sequence GTGAGCGAGCGGTTCTGTGTCCACTGCGGCCGTGAAGAGGCCTTGGCCGGACACGAGTCGTGCCGCAGCCCGCGCACTGCCCTGGAACCGCCCCGGTTCTGCCCGCACTGCGCACGCAGGATGGTGGTGCAGGTGACTCCGGCGGGGTGGTCGGCGCGGTGCAGCAGGCATGGGGAAACCTCCTCGATGGACGCCTTCCCGACCGGCTAG
- the bioB gene encoding biotin synthase BioB, with protein sequence MTAATTEAEILTIAREQVLQRGEGLSEEQVLQVLRLGDEHLTGLLALAHDVRMCWCGPEVEVEGIVSVKTGGCPEDCHFCSQSGRFPTPVRSAWLDIPGLVKAAAETAATGATEFCIVAAVRGPDARLLSQVRDGIAAIRESGNDIQIACSLGMLTQDQVDELVDMGVHRYNHNLETARSHFPNVVTTHTWEERWETLRMVRAAGMEVCCGGIIGMGESDEQRAEFAVQLAALEPDEVPMNFLIPQPGTPYESYEVVEGKDALRVVAAFRLAMPRTMLRFAGGRELTLGDLGAEQGMLGGINAIIVGNYLTNLGRPAQRDLDMLGELKMPIKALSETL encoded by the coding sequence GTGACGGCCGCAACCACCGAGGCGGAAATCCTCACGATCGCGCGTGAGCAGGTACTCCAGCGGGGCGAGGGACTGTCCGAGGAACAGGTGCTACAGGTGCTGCGGCTCGGTGACGAACACCTCACCGGTCTGCTCGCGCTCGCGCACGACGTGCGGATGTGCTGGTGCGGTCCCGAGGTCGAGGTCGAGGGAATCGTCAGCGTCAAGACGGGCGGCTGCCCGGAGGACTGCCACTTCTGCTCGCAGTCGGGCCGATTTCCCACCCCGGTGCGGTCGGCCTGGCTCGACATCCCTGGACTGGTGAAGGCGGCCGCCGAGACCGCTGCCACCGGTGCCACCGAGTTCTGCATCGTCGCCGCCGTGCGCGGCCCGGACGCCAGGCTGCTGTCGCAGGTGCGTGACGGTATCGCCGCCATCAGAGAGTCCGGTAACGACATCCAGATCGCGTGCTCGCTGGGGATGCTGACCCAGGATCAGGTGGACGAACTCGTCGACATGGGTGTGCACCGGTACAACCACAACCTGGAGACGGCACGGTCGCACTTTCCGAACGTGGTCACTACTCACACCTGGGAGGAACGGTGGGAGACCCTGCGGATGGTGCGCGCCGCGGGCATGGAGGTCTGCTGCGGCGGCATCATCGGGATGGGGGAGAGCGACGAACAGCGGGCGGAGTTCGCCGTTCAGCTCGCGGCACTTGAGCCTGACGAGGTGCCGATGAACTTCCTGATCCCGCAGCCGGGTACGCCGTACGAGTCGTACGAGGTTGTCGAGGGTAAGGACGCGCTACGGGTCGTGGCGGCGTTTCGGCTTGCCATGCCTCGCACGATGTTGCGGTTCGCGGGCGGTCGCGAGCTGACCCTAGGGGACCTGGGTGCCGAGCAGGGGATGCTCGGCGGGATCAACGCGATCATCGTCGGCAACTACCTGACCAACCTCGGCCGTCCCGCGCAGCGCGACCTCGACATGCTCGGCGAGCTGAAGATGCCGATCAAGGCGCTGAGCGAGACGCTGTGA
- the bioD gene encoding dethiobiotin synthase: MTVLVISGTGTGVGKTVVTAAIAALAAERGERVAVLKPAQTGVVDAEPGDLAEVRRLAGAVTTRELRRYPDPLSPEAAARRCGLDPVTPAEAASAACELHATHDLVLVEGAGGLLVRFDPAGGTLADVAWSLGAPLLIVAQAGLGTLNATALTAEVATRRGLDVAGVVIGSWPAEPDLASRCNLGDLPVAAGAPLLGAIAEGAAGEQAHRFLEHARYGLSPWFGGEFDPECFTGRMASPT; the protein is encoded by the coding sequence GTGACCGTGCTGGTGATCTCTGGAACGGGGACCGGCGTCGGCAAGACAGTCGTGACCGCGGCCATCGCCGCGCTGGCCGCCGAGCGTGGCGAACGGGTCGCGGTGCTCAAGCCCGCGCAGACCGGGGTCGTAGACGCGGAACCGGGTGATCTCGCGGAGGTGCGCCGCCTTGCTGGTGCTGTCACCACCCGCGAGCTGCGCCGCTATCCGGACCCGCTGTCTCCGGAGGCGGCTGCCCGCCGTTGCGGTCTCGACCCCGTCACACCGGCGGAGGCGGCGAGCGCGGCTTGTGAGCTGCACGCCACCCACGATCTGGTGCTGGTGGAGGGCGCGGGTGGGCTGTTGGTGCGGTTCGATCCGGCGGGAGGCACGCTGGCCGACGTCGCGTGGTCGCTTGGTGCGCCGTTGCTGATCGTGGCGCAGGCGGGGTTGGGCACGCTGAACGCCACAGCGCTGACTGCTGAAGTCGCCACGCGCAGAGGTCTTGACGTGGCCGGGGTGGTGATCGGCTCCTGGCCTGCCGAACCGGATCTGGCCTCACGCTGCAACCTCGGTGACCTTCCGGTTGCGGCGGGTGCCCCGCTGCTCGGTGCGATCGCAGAGGGAGCGGCGGGGGAGCAGGCACACCGGTTCCTCGAACATGCCAGGTACGGGCTGTCACCGTGGTTCGGCGGAGAGTTCGACCCGGAATGCTTCACCGGCAGGATGGCGAGCCCGACCTGA
- a CDS encoding SulP family inorganic anion transporter, whose amino-acid sequence MASRACEGADGQRQRARHTTRVSSLLRHDLPASLVVFLVAVPLSLGIALASGAPIAAGLIAAIVGGVVAGAAGGSVLQVSGPAAGLTVVMAQTIESFGWVVTCAITVAAGVLQVLFGLSRVARAALAISPAIVHGMLAGIGVTLVLGQLHVVLGGSPQSSAIANITQLPGQLVGHHDAAALLGVLTVGVLLLWPRLPVLKVVPAPLAAITLVSALATATAMSVERVSLPDDLLAIELAPRLPEGRWLEFSVAVLTIALIASVETLLSAVAVDKMHTVRRADLNRELVGQGVANMTSGVLGGLPVTGVIVRSSTNVRAGARSRASAVLHGLWVLLFTVALAGLIESIPLAALAGLLVYVGARLVDMRHIRQVRGHGDLPVYAVTLLGVVLLDLLSGVLIGIGLALALMLRRTMWSGIHVVGDGAQRRIVIEGVLTFLSVPRLSAVLGTIGSGTTVRLELVVDYLDHAAFECLSSWQQEHERTGGTVVVDEIGHPWFASGKSEAPTVRRNEARRPVPRWLAPWSEWMAKDFGVAIPGQRARPLHRGASEFQWRTAPLVQEMLSRLAEGQQPHTLFIACADARIVPNVITTSGPGDLFTVRNIGNFVPPVRDDQAGADPASPDVSVSASIEYAVEVLKVREIVVCGHSSCAAMAALLGDLPPGMPALSRWLRHGEPTRHRHVTELAATLDGDVPERPGDRLALHNVLQQLDHLRVHPVVERAQRSGELHLTGMYFDVGKAQVYLFDPDVGCFVPAGVKAG is encoded by the coding sequence ATGGCAAGCAGAGCCTGCGAGGGTGCGGACGGGCAGCGGCAGCGTGCCCGACACACGACGCGGGTGAGCAGCCTGCTGCGCCACGACCTGCCCGCTTCGCTCGTGGTCTTCCTCGTCGCCGTACCACTGTCGCTCGGCATTGCGCTGGCTTCCGGCGCGCCGATCGCCGCAGGCCTGATCGCCGCGATCGTCGGTGGTGTGGTGGCTGGCGCGGCCGGTGGCTCGGTGCTGCAGGTGAGCGGGCCCGCCGCGGGCCTGACGGTGGTGATGGCACAGACCATCGAGTCGTTCGGCTGGGTCGTCACGTGCGCGATCACGGTCGCGGCCGGGGTGTTGCAGGTGCTGTTCGGGTTGAGCCGCGTCGCCCGTGCGGCACTGGCGATCTCGCCCGCGATCGTGCACGGCATGCTGGCGGGCATCGGCGTGACGCTGGTGCTGGGACAGCTGCATGTCGTGCTCGGCGGTTCCCCGCAGAGCTCCGCGATCGCCAACATCACGCAACTTCCGGGACAACTCGTCGGGCACCACGACGCCGCCGCGTTGCTCGGCGTGCTGACGGTGGGCGTCCTGCTGTTGTGGCCGAGGCTGCCGGTGCTCAAAGTGGTACCCGCGCCGCTTGCCGCGATCACCCTGGTGTCCGCGCTGGCCACCGCGACCGCCATGTCGGTGGAGCGAGTGAGCCTGCCCGACGACCTGCTCGCCATCGAACTGGCACCGAGACTGCCGGAGGGGCGCTGGCTGGAGTTCTCCGTAGCCGTGCTGACGATCGCGTTGATCGCCAGTGTCGAGACACTGCTGTCGGCGGTTGCGGTCGACAAGATGCACACCGTTCGGCGCGCCGACCTCAACCGCGAACTTGTCGGTCAGGGCGTGGCCAACATGACGTCCGGCGTGCTCGGCGGCCTCCCGGTGACCGGGGTGATCGTGCGCAGTTCCACCAACGTGCGTGCTGGGGCCCGTTCGCGGGCTTCGGCGGTGCTGCACGGACTGTGGGTCCTGCTGTTCACCGTTGCACTGGCCGGGCTCATCGAGAGCATTCCGCTGGCCGCGCTGGCCGGGCTGCTGGTCTACGTCGGCGCCCGGCTGGTGGACATGCGGCACATCCGGCAGGTTCGCGGGCATGGTGACCTCCCGGTGTACGCCGTGACCCTGCTGGGCGTGGTGCTGCTCGACCTGCTCTCCGGCGTGCTGATCGGCATCGGGTTGGCGCTCGCACTCATGCTGCGCCGCACCATGTGGTCGGGCATCCATGTGGTGGGCGATGGCGCTCAGCGTCGCATCGTCATCGAGGGTGTGCTCACCTTCCTGTCGGTGCCGCGGCTTTCGGCCGTGCTCGGCACCATCGGCTCCGGCACGACGGTCCGGCTGGAACTCGTGGTCGACTACCTCGATCACGCGGCGTTCGAGTGCCTGTCGAGCTGGCAACAGGAACACGAGCGGACCGGCGGCACGGTGGTGGTCGACGAGATCGGGCACCCGTGGTTCGCGAGTGGCAAGTCCGAGGCGCCGACCGTGCGCAGGAATGAGGCACGGCGTCCGGTGCCGCGCTGGCTGGCGCCGTGGTCGGAGTGGATGGCGAAGGACTTCGGGGTCGCGATCCCCGGGCAACGTGCGCGCCCGCTGCATCGAGGTGCCTCGGAGTTCCAGTGGCGAACGGCACCACTGGTACAGGAGATGCTCAGCAGGCTGGCCGAAGGTCAGCAGCCGCACACCCTGTTCATCGCGTGCGCCGATGCCAGGATTGTGCCCAATGTCATCACCACGAGCGGCCCGGGAGACCTGTTCACGGTTCGCAACATCGGCAACTTCGTTCCGCCGGTCCGCGACGACCAGGCGGGCGCGGACCCGGCTTCGCCGGACGTGTCGGTGTCGGCGTCGATCGAGTACGCGGTGGAGGTGCTGAAAGTCCGCGAGATCGTGGTGTGCGGCCATTCCTCGTGCGCGGCGATGGCGGCACTGCTCGGTGATCTTCCACCCGGCATGCCAGCGCTGTCCCGATGGTTGCGGCACGGCGAGCCGACCCGGCACCGCCACGTGACCGAACTGGCGGCCACGCTCGACGGTGACGTTCCCGAGCGCCCCGGTGACCGGCTGGCGTTGCACAACGTGCTGCAACAGCTCGACCACCTGCGGGTCCACCCGGTTGTGGAGCGGGCACAGCGCAGCGGCGAACTGCACCTGACCGGCATGTACTTCGACGTCGGCAAGGCGCAGGTGTACCTGTTCGACCCCGATGTCGGCTGCTTCGTCCCCGCGGGCGTGAAGGCCGGGTGA
- a CDS encoding adenosylmethionine--8-amino-7-oxononanoate transaminase, which produces MTPSDPSTPPQARSADSIRELLALDAEHVWHPYGPMPGTVAPLLVEEAHGVRLRLADGRELVDGMSSWWSAIHGYRHPALDSALTEQVGRMSHVMFGGLTHEPAIRLATTLAEITPGELRHVFLCDSGSVSVEVAIKMCLQYWRSLGREGKRRLLTWRGGYHGDTFHPMSVCDPEGGMHALWRGVLPQQLFVPEPPPGFDAEPDRAYIEELVRTVERHADELAAVIVEPVVQGAGGMRFHNPEYLRVLREVTEACDVLLVFDEIATGFGRTGALFAAEHAGVSPDVLCVGKALTGGYLTMAAALCTPEVARGISAGEVPVLAHGPTFMGNPLAASVANASVDLLADGSWRADVARIEAGLRAGLAPAAAVPGVVDVRVLGGIGVVQLDHQVDVAAATEAITARGVWLRPFRDLIYTMPPYVCDDTDIAAIAGAMVAAARVA; this is translated from the coding sequence ATGACCCCCTCCGACCCCTCGACACCCCCGCAGGCGCGCTCCGCCGACTCGATCCGGGAACTGCTCGCGCTCGACGCCGAACACGTGTGGCACCCCTACGGGCCGATGCCGGGCACGGTGGCGCCGCTGCTGGTCGAGGAGGCACACGGGGTGCGCCTGCGGCTTGCCGACGGGCGGGAGTTGGTAGACGGCATGTCCTCGTGGTGGTCGGCGATCCACGGCTACCGCCACCCCGCGCTCGACTCCGCGCTGACCGAACAGGTGGGCAGGATGAGCCACGTCATGTTCGGCGGCCTGACGCACGAGCCCGCGATCCGGTTGGCCACCACTCTCGCCGAAATCACGCCCGGCGAGCTGCGGCACGTGTTCCTGTGCGACTCCGGCTCGGTCTCGGTCGAGGTCGCCATCAAGATGTGCCTGCAGTACTGGCGGTCGCTGGGCAGGGAAGGCAAGCGCAGGCTACTGACGTGGCGCGGCGGCTACCACGGCGACACCTTCCACCCGATGAGCGTGTGCGATCCCGAGGGCGGGATGCACGCGCTGTGGCGGGGAGTGCTGCCGCAGCAGCTGTTCGTTCCAGAGCCGCCACCGGGTTTCGACGCCGAGCCCGACCGTGCCTACATCGAGGAACTCGTGCGCACCGTGGAACGCCATGCCGACGAGTTGGCCGCCGTGATCGTGGAGCCGGTGGTGCAGGGCGCGGGCGGGATGCGCTTCCACAACCCGGAGTATCTGCGCGTACTGCGGGAGGTGACCGAGGCCTGCGACGTGCTGCTGGTCTTCGATGAGATCGCGACCGGCTTCGGGCGAACCGGCGCGCTCTTCGCGGCGGAACACGCGGGGGTGAGCCCCGACGTGCTGTGCGTCGGTAAGGCGTTGACGGGCGGCTACCTGACCATGGCGGCCGCGTTGTGCACACCCGAGGTGGCGCGGGGCATCTCGGCAGGGGAGGTGCCGGTGCTAGCGCACGGACCGACGTTCATGGGTAACCCACTGGCGGCCTCGGTCGCGAACGCCTCGGTGGACCTGCTGGCCGACGGTTCGTGGCGTGCCGATGTCGCCAGGATCGAGGCCGGGTTGCGCGCCGGACTGGCACCGGCCGCCGCCGTGCCCGGCGTCGTGGACGTTCGGGTGCTCGGCGGCATCGGGGTCGTCCAACTCGACCACCAGGTGGATGTGGCGGCGGCGACCGAGGCGATCACCGCGCGCGGTGTGTGGCTGCGCCCGTTCCGCGACCTGATCTACACCATGCCGCCCTACGTGTGTGACGACACCGACATCGCGGCGATAGCAGGCGCGATGGTCGCCGCAGCGCGAGTGGCGTGA